From the genome of Gemmatimonas phototrophica, one region includes:
- the recO gene encoding DNA repair protein RecO, translated as MPLLQTDAVVLHVADYLESSRILRLATRDAGVLSVVARGARSSKKRFGSAVDLFAEGQAQLQLKQGRDLHALNSFDVTRARPALALDLGRFTAASTIAECVLRLVHDESAPSVYLALVDSFDRLATAKPQNTASVTLGALWQLLGEVGYRPTIDSCVECHEPIDPASEARFHPLAGGTCCVHCARRIPGGRLLPPEARDTLRQWLDGGLPPLADPAIRAHQRLLREFLHQHLPDNRPLKAFQLWEQGGW; from the coding sequence ATGCCTTTGCTCCAGACCGACGCCGTCGTGCTGCACGTCGCCGACTACCTCGAGTCCAGCCGCATCCTGCGGCTGGCCACTCGCGATGCCGGGGTGCTCTCCGTCGTCGCGCGGGGGGCCCGGTCGTCCAAGAAGCGCTTTGGCAGCGCCGTCGACCTGTTTGCGGAAGGGCAGGCGCAGCTGCAGCTCAAGCAGGGGCGCGACCTCCACGCCCTCAACAGCTTCGATGTCACACGTGCCCGACCAGCCCTCGCGCTCGACCTCGGGCGCTTCACCGCGGCGAGCACCATCGCGGAGTGCGTGTTGCGGCTGGTGCACGACGAGTCAGCGCCGTCGGTCTATCTGGCGCTTGTTGACAGCTTCGATCGGCTCGCCACGGCCAAACCGCAGAATACGGCCAGCGTGACCTTGGGCGCCCTCTGGCAACTGCTGGGGGAAGTCGGGTACCGCCCCACGATCGATAGCTGTGTCGAATGCCATGAGCCCATCGATCCGGCCAGCGAGGCACGCTTTCATCCTCTGGCCGGCGGCACCTGCTGCGTCCACTGCGCCCGCCGGATCCCTGGTGGCCGACTGCTCCCCCCGGAGGCCCGCGATACCCTGCGCCAGTGGCTCGACGGCGGATTGCCCCCCCTCGCGGATCCTGCCATTCGCGCCCACCAGCGTCTGCTCCGCGAGTTCCTGCACCAGCACCTCCCGGACAATCGCCCGCTCAAGGCATTTCAGCTGTGGGAACAGGGGGGATGGTAG
- the clpB gene encoding ATP-dependent chaperone ClpB, with amino-acid sequence MINPDRLTVKSAEALNDAVALARKGGNPLVYDLHLLLALLAQDEGIVVPVLQRVGANVTSIRTAAETEAGRYSKQSDAQPTFSRELTQVVDAAEREAKTLGDEFISTEHLLLALSDAKGLDSTRVLTSAGAHRQALLDALKLVRGAHKVTDQSPEQQYQALQKFTRDLTESARKGKLDPVIGRDEEIRRVIQVLSRRTKNNPVLIGEPGVGKTAIAEGLAQRIVSGDVPEGLKNKKLVSLDLGALIAGAKFRGEFEERLKSVLKEITAAEGLYIVFIDELHTIVGAGKAEGSMDAGNMLKPMLARGELRVVGATTLDEYRLHVEKDAALERRFQPVYVGEPSVESTIAILRGLKERYEAHHGVRITDGAVVAAATLSNRYIGDRFLPDKAIDLIDEASSRLRIEIDSVPQEIDEVERRIVQLEIEKAALQKETDPASLERRQTLERELADRKETAAGMRAQWQQEKETLGAVGRIKQEIEQTKFEAEQATRSGDLNTAAEITYGRIPQLERDMKDAESKLASHDGRPQFLKEEVAADDIAEVVARWTGIPVTRMLESERERLTKLELVLGTRVIGQTEAVKAVSNAVRRSRAGLQDPNRPIGSFIFLGPTGVGKTETAKALAEFLFDDEHAMVRIDMSEYMEKHAVARLIGAPPGYVGYEEGGQLTEAVRRRPYSVILFDEIEKAHPDVFNILLQLLDDGRLTDSQGRTVDFRNAVVIMTSNVGSQYILERGQSGDSWKTVEQEVLSALRGVFKPEFLNRIDDVVVFHPLGRGEIDHIVDLQLGHLRKLLADRKLTLRLTDAARLRLADEGYDPVFGARPLKRAVQRLLQNPLALAVLEGRFKDGDVIVADIQPNEEALGFSHGDAADAAAQAVYDAANTSAARIDAALAGA; translated from the coding sequence ATGATCAATCCCGACCGCTTAACCGTGAAGAGCGCTGAGGCGCTCAACGACGCTGTGGCCCTCGCCCGCAAGGGCGGCAATCCACTCGTCTACGATCTGCATCTGCTGCTCGCGTTGCTGGCGCAGGACGAAGGCATCGTCGTCCCGGTGCTGCAGCGTGTGGGAGCCAACGTCACCTCCATCCGTACCGCGGCCGAAACCGAGGCCGGGCGCTACTCCAAGCAGAGCGATGCCCAGCCCACCTTCAGCCGCGAGCTCACGCAAGTCGTTGATGCTGCCGAACGGGAAGCCAAGACGCTCGGCGACGAGTTCATTTCCACCGAGCACCTGCTCCTCGCCCTCTCCGACGCCAAGGGACTCGACAGCACCCGCGTCCTCACCAGCGCCGGCGCGCATCGCCAGGCCCTGCTGGACGCACTCAAGCTGGTGCGCGGCGCCCACAAGGTCACCGACCAGTCCCCCGAACAGCAGTACCAGGCGCTGCAGAAGTTCACGCGCGACCTCACGGAATCCGCGCGCAAAGGCAAGCTCGATCCGGTCATTGGACGCGACGAGGAAATCCGGCGCGTCATTCAGGTGCTCTCCCGTCGGACCAAGAACAATCCGGTGCTCATTGGCGAGCCCGGTGTGGGCAAAACGGCTATCGCCGAAGGGCTCGCCCAGCGCATCGTCAGCGGCGACGTCCCGGAAGGACTCAAGAACAAGAAGCTGGTCTCCCTCGATCTCGGCGCCCTGATTGCCGGCGCCAAGTTCCGCGGCGAGTTCGAGGAGCGCCTCAAGTCGGTGCTCAAGGAAATCACCGCCGCCGAAGGGCTGTACATCGTCTTCATCGACGAGCTGCACACCATTGTTGGTGCCGGCAAGGCCGAAGGCAGCATGGATGCGGGCAACATGCTCAAGCCCATGCTCGCTCGCGGCGAACTGCGCGTCGTCGGCGCCACTACGCTCGATGAATACCGCCTGCACGTGGAGAAGGACGCCGCCCTCGAGCGCCGCTTCCAGCCCGTGTACGTGGGTGAGCCAAGCGTCGAAAGCACCATCGCCATTTTGCGCGGCCTCAAGGAGCGCTACGAAGCGCACCACGGCGTGCGCATCACCGACGGCGCCGTGGTCGCTGCGGCCACGCTCTCGAACCGCTACATCGGCGATCGCTTCCTCCCCGACAAGGCCATCGACCTGATCGACGAAGCCTCCAGTCGTCTGCGCATCGAAATCGATTCGGTACCGCAGGAAATCGACGAAGTGGAACGTCGCATCGTGCAGCTCGAAATCGAAAAGGCGGCGCTGCAAAAGGAAACCGACCCGGCGTCACTGGAACGTCGTCAGACGCTCGAGCGTGAACTGGCCGACCGCAAGGAAACGGCCGCCGGGATGCGCGCGCAGTGGCAGCAGGAAAAGGAAACGCTTGGCGCCGTAGGGCGCATCAAGCAGGAAATTGAACAGACGAAGTTCGAGGCCGAGCAGGCGACGCGCAGCGGTGATCTCAACACGGCGGCGGAAATCACCTACGGGCGAATCCCGCAGCTCGAGCGTGACATGAAGGACGCTGAGTCCAAGTTGGCCAGCCATGACGGCCGTCCGCAATTCCTCAAGGAAGAGGTGGCGGCCGACGATATCGCCGAAGTGGTGGCCCGGTGGACCGGCATCCCGGTCACACGCATGCTCGAGTCGGAGCGTGAGCGCCTCACCAAGCTCGAACTGGTACTTGGGACGCGCGTCATTGGGCAGACGGAAGCGGTGAAAGCCGTGTCCAATGCTGTCCGTCGCTCGCGTGCCGGTCTGCAGGACCCCAATCGCCCTATTGGCTCGTTCATCTTCCTCGGCCCTACGGGCGTTGGCAAAACGGAGACGGCCAAGGCGCTCGCCGAATTCCTCTTCGACGACGAGCACGCCATGGTGCGCATCGACATGTCGGAGTACATGGAGAAGCACGCCGTTGCGCGGCTCATTGGCGCCCCACCGGGATACGTAGGCTACGAAGAAGGCGGGCAGCTCACCGAAGCGGTGCGCCGCCGTCCGTATTCGGTCATCCTGTTTGACGAAATCGAAAAGGCGCATCCGGATGTCTTCAACATCCTGCTGCAGCTGCTTGACGACGGTCGGCTCACCGACTCACAGGGGCGCACGGTGGACTTCCGCAACGCGGTGGTCATCATGACGTCCAATGTGGGGAGCCAATACATCCTCGAGCGTGGCCAGAGTGGCGACTCCTGGAAGACGGTGGAGCAGGAGGTGCTCTCGGCGCTACGCGGCGTTTTCAAGCCGGAGTTCCTCAACCGCATTGACGATGTGGTGGTGTTCCACCCGCTCGGCCGCGGCGAAATCGATCATATCGTGGACCTGCAGCTGGGCCATCTCCGCAAGCTGCTCGCCGACCGCAAGCTCACGCTGCGTCTCACCGACGCCGCGCGTCTGCGCCTGGCCGACGAAGGCTACGATCCCGTCTTTGGTGCGCGTCCACTCAAGCGGGCCGTGCAGCGGCTGTTGCAAAACCCGCTCGCGCTGGCGGTGCTCGAAGGGCGCTTCAAGGACGGCGACGTCATTGTGGCCGACATCCAGCCCAATGAAGAGGCGCTGGGCTTTAGTCACGGCGACGCTGCGGACGCTGCGGCGCAGGCCGTCTATGACGCTGCGAATACCAGTGCGGCGCGAATCGACGCCGCACTCGCCGGCGCGTGA
- the tadA gene encoding tRNA adenosine(34) deaminase TadA produces MTTAPVSPLLQHAMSEALAEAQEAARADEVPVGAVLMHSQTGDLLVRTQNRMRRDHDGTAHAELLAIREAARLLGDRSLLDYTLVVTLEPCAMCAGAIVLGRVGTLVFGAWDDKAGMCGSVGDVVRHPRLNHRPEVRGGVLEQECSSVLKEFFATRR; encoded by the coding sequence ATGACTACGGCCCCTGTTTCGCCCCTCCTGCAGCACGCCATGAGTGAAGCCCTGGCCGAAGCTCAGGAAGCCGCACGCGCCGACGAAGTGCCGGTGGGAGCGGTGCTGATGCACTCGCAAACCGGCGATCTGCTCGTGCGCACGCAGAACCGCATGCGCCGTGATCATGACGGAACCGCACACGCCGAGCTGCTGGCCATTCGTGAAGCGGCCCGGCTGTTGGGAGACCGCTCACTGCTCGACTACACCCTGGTGGTGACGCTGGAGCCGTGTGCCATGTGTGCCGGCGCCATCGTGCTGGGTCGTGTGGGCACGCTGGTCTTTGGCGCCTGGGATGATAAGGCCGGCATGTGCGGCAGCGTGGGCGACGTGGTGCGACACCCCCGTCTCAACCACCGCCCCGAGGTGCGAGGCGGGGTGCTCGAGCAAGAGTGCAGTTCGGTACTGAAGGAATTCTTCGCCACCCGGCGCTGA
- a CDS encoding tetratricopeptide repeat protein translates to MRSLPSAASAGLLAGLLLLAPAAHAQSSRAPAAPPFQALSMLGDTLRALPLSPAVQARYEAQLATARRAYVRTPTNVDSIIWYARRLGYLGKLRESIDIYTRGIRLYPNNPWLYRHRGHRYISVRDFASAVTDLKRADDLTRDKPDEVEPDGQPNAKNTPIGTLKSNIGYHLALAYYLQGSWGEAAQVAQREVDAATNDDRRVSMAHWLYMSLRRAGRTADAAKVLQPMRRNMNIIENQAYHKLMLLYKGLLPADSVLTASATGELSVQDASAAYGVANWHWYNGRRAEAEALYRRIVDGGQWGAFGTIAAEVELSRSPNGASARR, encoded by the coding sequence ATGCGCTCACTCCCCTCTGCTGCCTCCGCCGGTCTGCTGGCCGGCCTCCTGCTTCTGGCCCCGGCCGCGCACGCGCAGTCGTCGCGTGCGCCCGCCGCCCCGCCGTTTCAGGCGCTGTCCATGTTGGGCGACACCCTTCGCGCCCTCCCGCTCTCGCCAGCCGTTCAAGCGCGCTACGAAGCGCAGTTGGCCACCGCACGACGGGCGTATGTGCGCACGCCCACCAATGTCGACTCCATCATCTGGTACGCTCGCCGGCTGGGCTACCTCGGCAAGCTGCGGGAATCCATCGACATCTACACGCGCGGCATCAGGCTGTATCCCAACAATCCATGGCTCTATCGCCACCGCGGACATCGCTACATCAGCGTGCGCGATTTCGCGTCGGCGGTCACCGATCTCAAGCGCGCCGATGACCTCACGCGCGACAAGCCCGATGAAGTGGAACCCGATGGTCAGCCCAATGCGAAGAACACCCCCATTGGCACGCTGAAATCGAACATCGGCTATCACCTGGCACTCGCGTACTACCTACAGGGCAGCTGGGGAGAGGCGGCGCAGGTGGCGCAGCGCGAAGTGGATGCCGCCACCAACGATGATCGACGCGTTTCCATGGCCCATTGGCTGTACATGTCGCTCCGCCGCGCCGGTCGCACCGCCGATGCTGCCAAGGTGCTGCAGCCCATGCGCCGGAACATGAACATCATTGAGAACCAGGCGTACCACAAACTCATGCTGCTGTACAAAGGGCTGCTCCCCGCCGACTCCGTACTTACTGCAAGCGCGACAGGGGAGCTCTCCGTACAGGACGCCTCGGCCGCCTATGGCGTGGCCAACTGGCATTGGTACAACGGACGTCGCGCCGAAGCCGAAGCGCTGTATCGTCGCATTGTGGACGGCGGACAGTGGGGCGCCTTCGGCACGATTGCCGCCGAGGTGGAACTCTCTCGCTCGCCTAATGGAGCGTCGGCTCGTCGTTGA
- a CDS encoding D-2-hydroxyacid dehydrogenase: MPLALSLPFSPQRVVIGANAHADITTALRAARPTLEIRGAPFTQITTDDLAWADTYIGFKRPPAASDMGSVQWVHSTGAGVDGWLGPGLDESLLLTRSPESFGPMIAEWAVARVFAIQQQVVSLMDAQREQRWAPRDIARVAGTRAVLVGTGDIGSAIAASLHALGVHVTGVSRSGVATHPAFAAVHTVDQLPQLVGDADWIVLCIPDTAESRGLVSRDVLSRCRGAVLLNAGRGAVVDESAIPDALDNGWLRAAALDVFVTEPLPTTSPLWNDPRVMVSPHISGLTTIAGAAEGFLECAESLERGELPKWTVDRRRGY; encoded by the coding sequence ATGCCTCTCGCGCTTTCTCTGCCGTTTTCACCACAGCGTGTGGTGATTGGTGCCAACGCGCACGCCGACATTACGACCGCGCTGCGCGCCGCTCGCCCCACGCTGGAGATCCGCGGTGCGCCATTCACTCAGATCACGACAGACGATCTGGCGTGGGCGGATACCTACATTGGCTTCAAGCGCCCGCCGGCGGCCAGCGACATGGGATCGGTACAGTGGGTGCACAGCACCGGCGCAGGCGTGGATGGCTGGCTGGGCCCGGGGCTGGATGAATCGCTTTTGCTTACGCGTTCGCCGGAATCGTTTGGCCCCATGATTGCCGAATGGGCCGTGGCGCGGGTGTTTGCCATTCAACAGCAGGTGGTGTCGCTGATGGACGCGCAACGGGAACAGCGGTGGGCGCCGCGTGATATTGCGCGCGTGGCCGGTACGCGCGCCGTGCTGGTAGGTACGGGGGATATCGGCTCGGCCATTGCCGCGTCATTGCACGCGCTGGGGGTGCATGTCACCGGCGTGTCGCGGTCCGGCGTGGCAACGCATCCGGCCTTTGCCGCCGTGCATACCGTAGACCAGTTACCTCAACTCGTAGGTGACGCCGACTGGATTGTGTTGTGCATTCCGGATACAGCGGAGAGTCGCGGACTGGTGTCGCGCGACGTGCTGTCGCGGTGCCGTGGTGCGGTGTTGCTGAACGCCGGGCGTGGCGCGGTGGTAGATGAGTCGGCCATTCCCGACGCGTTGGACAACGGCTGGCTGCGTGCGGCGGCGCTTGATGTGTTTGTCACCGAACCGCTGCCCACTACATCGCCGCTGTGGAACGACCCACGGGTGATGGTATCTCCGCATATCTCTGGCCTCACGACCATTGCCGGCGCCGCTGAAGGATTTCTCGAGTGTGCAGAGAGCCTTGAGCGGGGCGAGTTACCGAAGTGGACGGTGGACCGGCGGCGGGGATACTAG
- a CDS encoding ABC transporter permease yields MSANVGMNRSARPSPALLFLLALIAGAIIAPLVAPFAADALDLANRRAAPSGMHWFGTDELGRDVLTRVLLGARVSLAIGLLSAFASAGLGVMIGSVAAFAGGWVDDLLMRLTDAMLSVPRLPLLMLAAAVVQPGVPTLILLVAFTGWMETARVVRADVQSLVTQDFVQAAHAMGATPVRVLLRHILPAIVPTASVATTLAIGRAILLESTMSFFGVGVQPPTASWGNMLYQAQSTMSSEPWLAIFPGLFIFITVLACNAVGDALGRRPSRALP; encoded by the coding sequence ATGAGCGCGAACGTGGGTATGAACCGCAGCGCCCGTCCGTCGCCGGCGCTGCTGTTTTTGCTGGCCCTTATTGCCGGTGCGATCATCGCTCCGCTGGTGGCGCCTTTTGCGGCCGATGCGCTTGATCTCGCCAACCGGCGTGCGGCGCCTTCGGGCATGCATTGGTTTGGGACTGATGAACTGGGGCGCGACGTACTCACGCGAGTCCTGCTGGGTGCCCGTGTGTCGCTGGCCATTGGCCTGCTCTCGGCGTTTGCCAGCGCGGGGCTGGGGGTGATGATTGGGAGCGTCGCCGCCTTTGCCGGTGGGTGGGTGGATGATCTGCTCATGCGCCTCACCGACGCGATGCTCTCGGTGCCGCGACTCCCGCTGCTCATGCTGGCGGCGGCGGTGGTCCAACCCGGGGTGCCCACCCTCATTCTGCTGGTGGCGTTTACCGGCTGGATGGAAACAGCCCGCGTGGTACGGGCCGACGTCCAGTCGTTAGTGACGCAGGATTTCGTGCAGGCGGCCCACGCCATGGGCGCCACACCCGTTCGCGTGTTGCTGCGACATATTCTGCCGGCCATTGTGCCAACCGCTTCAGTAGCCACCACGCTGGCCATTGGTCGAGCCATTCTACTGGAAAGCACCATGAGCTTCTTTGGTGTTGGCGTACAGCCGCCCACCGCCAGTTGGGGCAACATGTTGTATCAGGCGCAGAGCACCATGAGCTCGGAGCCCTGGCTCGCCATTTTTCCCGGCCTTTTCATTTTTATCACGGTGCTCGCGTGCAACGCCGTTGGTGATGCACTCGGCCGCCGTCCCTCTCGTGCCCTGCCCTGA
- a CDS encoding ABC transporter permease encodes MTGRLILRRVMQGVPLLLLISVLVFGLLQAVPGGPLAAYLENPNVRPEDIARLRIAMGLDAPVGVQYLRWLGAFVRGDWGYSYADGRPVIDRVLERIPATMELVGASSVLALLLALPVGIVAAVRRGADRVTNVAATAGISLPVFWFGLLLQLVFAIQLGWLPSSGRQSFGATDLADRLSHLMLPALVLAAVQGAAWSRYLRRAMRETLELPFIRAARVRGFSEARLVLRHALPNAVAPFITVVLLDAAMLASGAVVTESVFAWPGVGSLFTEALVKRDYPVLMAFLMCGAVAVLLLNLVADLAVQRLDPRTREAGA; translated from the coding sequence GTGACAGGACGGCTGATTCTCCGGCGGGTGATGCAGGGCGTTCCGCTGCTGCTGCTCATCTCCGTGCTGGTGTTCGGGCTACTGCAGGCGGTTCCCGGCGGCCCGCTGGCGGCGTATCTGGAGAATCCGAACGTTCGTCCGGAAGACATTGCGCGCCTGCGCATAGCGATGGGACTGGACGCGCCGGTGGGCGTGCAGTACCTGCGCTGGCTGGGGGCGTTTGTGCGCGGCGATTGGGGGTATAGCTACGCCGACGGACGGCCCGTCATTGACCGGGTGCTGGAGCGCATTCCCGCCACGATGGAGTTGGTGGGCGCGTCCAGTGTCCTGGCGTTGCTGCTGGCGCTGCCGGTAGGCATTGTGGCGGCGGTACGTCGCGGAGCGGATCGTGTGACCAACGTGGCGGCTACGGCCGGCATTTCGCTGCCGGTGTTCTGGTTCGGGCTATTACTGCAGCTGGTCTTCGCCATTCAACTCGGCTGGCTGCCGTCGTCGGGGCGACAGTCATTCGGCGCTACCGATCTGGCCGATCGCCTTTCCCATCTGATGTTGCCGGCGCTGGTGCTGGCCGCCGTACAGGGGGCCGCGTGGTCGCGCTACCTGCGCCGGGCCATGAGGGAAACATTGGAGCTTCCATTCATTCGCGCTGCCCGAGTGCGGGGGTTTTCAGAAGCGCGGCTTGTGCTGCGCCATGCGCTTCCCAATGCCGTGGCCCCGTTCATTACGGTGGTGTTGCTGGATGCCGCGATGCTGGCCTCTGGCGCCGTGGTCACGGAAAGTGTGTTTGCGTGGCCAGGAGTGGGTAGCCTGTTCACCGAGGCATTGGTGAAGCGCGACTATCCCGTGCTCATGGCATTTCTCATGTGCGGTGCGGTGGCGGTGCTGCTGCTCAACCTGGTGGCGGATCTGGCCGTGCAGCGGCTGGATCCACGCACGCGTGAGGCCGGGGCATGA
- a CDS encoding peptide ABC transporter substrate-binding protein: MLPRCQTVSTLLLTALAVAGCGGAKDTQRDSGPSNDLLIIGYDREPDTMNRYATHILEDIESCVVEGLVTNDAQMKIVPVLAAEIPTLANNGVVLRPDGGMDVTWKLRPGVKWHDGRAHTSADVKFTVDAINKGDWKPESVDGFDRITSVDTPDSLTAVVHYKEIYAPYQLQFVRGTLPKHVLDGRDLNTANDYNRAPLGTGPYKVKEWKTGEYILLDAVPNYWRANGEPKIKQLLFRFLANTTTRINLLKSGEVHMVALLPWDKVRELSPLPSLRLNKVVGNGYEHVTLNQRHFAAFADVRVRQALTHAVDRDLLVKTILDGQVDVVNGPIQPLSPAYEPNVTRYAYDTAKANALLDAAGWRRGANGIRSKDGKPFAFTLITQSGFAIRENVSQSLQQSLKAIGVDMQIRLLDGTSISSVWFKGDFDAMLHWWQMGADPELTLFFARDRMPPAGRNINYVDDAALTALLYESDRTADESQRNALLRDAQRRIAQLAPEIVLYNTAKVDAVPATLKGFTGNPTNAGPFWNVHEWEIVPR, from the coding sequence ATGCTTCCACGTTGCCAAACGGTATCAACGCTGCTGCTGACCGCATTGGCGGTCGCGGGGTGTGGAGGTGCCAAGGACACCCAGCGCGATAGTGGCCCGTCCAACGACCTGCTGATTATTGGTTACGATCGGGAGCCGGATACGATGAACCGGTACGCCACGCACATTCTCGAGGATATCGAGTCGTGCGTGGTGGAAGGGTTGGTCACCAATGACGCCCAGATGAAGATCGTCCCAGTACTGGCCGCAGAGATTCCAACGCTCGCGAACAACGGCGTGGTGTTGCGGCCGGATGGTGGTATGGACGTCACCTGGAAGTTGCGACCGGGCGTGAAGTGGCATGATGGCCGCGCGCATACGTCAGCCGATGTGAAATTCACGGTAGACGCGATCAACAAGGGCGACTGGAAGCCGGAGAGTGTGGACGGCTTTGACCGGATCACCAGTGTGGACACGCCGGATTCGCTCACCGCGGTGGTGCACTACAAAGAGATATATGCCCCTTACCAGTTGCAGTTTGTGCGGGGTACGCTGCCCAAGCATGTGCTGGACGGGCGCGACCTGAATACGGCCAACGATTACAATCGGGCACCGCTGGGCACCGGTCCGTACAAGGTGAAAGAGTGGAAGACCGGCGAATACATTTTGCTGGACGCCGTGCCGAACTACTGGCGCGCCAACGGAGAGCCGAAGATCAAGCAGCTGTTGTTCCGGTTCCTAGCCAACACCACCACACGGATCAACCTGCTCAAGTCGGGTGAAGTACACATGGTCGCGCTGTTGCCGTGGGACAAGGTGCGTGAACTCTCGCCCCTGCCGTCGCTGCGCCTCAACAAGGTGGTCGGGAATGGGTACGAGCACGTGACGCTGAACCAACGCCACTTTGCTGCCTTTGCCGATGTGCGGGTGCGGCAGGCGCTGACCCATGCCGTGGACCGTGACCTGTTGGTGAAGACCATTCTGGATGGTCAGGTGGATGTGGTGAACGGCCCCATTCAGCCGCTGTCGCCCGCCTACGAGCCCAACGTGACTCGGTACGCCTATGACACCGCGAAGGCCAATGCGCTGCTCGACGCCGCGGGGTGGCGTCGGGGCGCCAATGGTATTCGAAGCAAGGATGGCAAACCCTTCGCGTTCACGCTCATAACGCAGTCAGGCTTTGCGATTCGCGAGAATGTGTCCCAGTCGTTGCAGCAATCGCTCAAGGCCATTGGCGTGGATATGCAGATCCGCTTGCTGGATGGTACCTCGATCAGCAGCGTCTGGTTCAAAGGCGACTTTGACGCCATGCTGCATTGGTGGCAGATGGGTGCCGATCCGGAGTTGACGCTGTTTTTTGCCCGCGACCGGATGCCACCGGCCGGTCGCAACATCAACTATGTGGACGACGCCGCGCTGACGGCGCTGCTGTACGAGAGTGACCGCACCGCCGATGAGTCCCAGCGCAACGCGTTGCTGCGGGACGCGCAGCGCCGCATTGCCCAGTTGGCGCCGGAGATCGTGCTGTACAACACCGCGAAGGTGGATGCGGTACCGGCCACGCTGAAGGGCTTTACCGGCAACCCAACCAACGCCGGTCCCTTCTGGAATGTGCACGAGTGGGAGATCGTCCCGCGGTGA